In one Calditrichota bacterium genomic region, the following are encoded:
- a CDS encoding 3-methyl-2-oxobutanoate dehydrogenase subunit VorB, translated as MAKQLIKGNEAVVKGAILAGCRYFFGYPITPASEIAEAAAYYMPLVGGTFLQAESEVASINMVYGAASGGQRVMTASSSPGISLKQEGLSYAAGAELPLVVVNVNRGGPGLGNIAPEQSDYNQMVKGGGHGNYKLIVLAPNSAQEMCDLTMLAFELADKYRNPAALLVDGFIGQMMEPVEFPPPVTELPAKEWALQVDDDDQYRLITSIELEPEILERHNQKLQAKYAEIERQEVRYEAYRVDDARLVVVAYGIVSRVVQSAVDLLRAQGQKVGMLRPITLWPFPKAVLAELAERVDRLLVIELSNGQMVDDVRLVVLGRCPVEFYSRMGGVVPTTEEAQQAISKYIED; from the coding sequence ATGGCTAAGCAGCTCATCAAAGGAAACGAGGCGGTGGTGAAAGGGGCCATCCTGGCCGGGTGCCGCTACTTTTTCGGTTACCCCATTACGCCGGCCTCCGAGATTGCCGAAGCCGCTGCCTACTACATGCCCCTGGTGGGGGGGACCTTCCTCCAGGCGGAAAGCGAGGTGGCCTCCATCAACATGGTCTATGGCGCTGCCTCCGGGGGACAGCGCGTGATGACCGCCTCTTCCAGTCCGGGCATCAGCCTCAAGCAGGAAGGCTTGTCCTACGCTGCCGGGGCGGAACTGCCGCTGGTGGTGGTCAACGTCAATCGCGGCGGACCTGGCCTCGGGAATATCGCCCCTGAGCAGAGCGACTACAATCAGATGGTGAAGGGCGGAGGCCACGGCAACTACAAGCTCATCGTCCTGGCTCCCAATTCTGCCCAGGAGATGTGTGACCTGACCATGCTGGCCTTTGAGCTTGCCGACAAGTACCGGAATCCGGCGGCGCTGCTGGTGGACGGCTTCATCGGCCAGATGATGGAGCCTGTGGAATTCCCACCGCCGGTCACGGAGTTGCCGGCAAAAGAGTGGGCTCTGCAGGTGGACGACGATGACCAGTATCGCTTGATCACATCCATCGAACTGGAGCCGGAGATTCTGGAGCGCCACAACCAGAAATTGCAGGCCAAGTATGCCGAGATCGAGCGCCAGGAAGTGCGCTACGAGGCCTACCGGGTGGATGACGCGCGCCTGGTGGTGGTCGCGTACGGCATCGTGTCGCGGGTGGTACAGTCGGCGGTGGACCTGCTTCGAGCGCAGGGCCAGAAAGTGGGTATGCTCCGGCCAATTACGCTCTGGCCTTTTCCAAAGGCGGTCCTGGCCGAGTTGGCCGAGCGCGTCGACCGTTTGCTGGTGATAGAACTGTCCAACGGGCAAATGGTCGACGATGTGCGTCTGGTGGTGTTGGGCAGGTGTCCTGTGGAATTCTACTCCCGCATGGGCGGCGTGGTGCCAACCACCGAAGAGGCCCAACAGGCTATCTCGAAATACATAGAGGACTGA
- a CDS encoding 4Fe-4S dicluster domain-containing protein: MAETQVGLAKAKVVFREDECKGCGLCIAACPVKVLFAQAKLNRMGYHPAGYKGEGCTGCGICFYACPEPGAITVYKKGYVGEEVDANG, translated from the coding sequence ATGGCGGAAACGCAGGTGGGATTGGCAAAGGCGAAGGTTGTTTTCCGCGAGGACGAATGCAAGGGGTGCGGACTGTGCATTGCTGCATGTCCCGTGAAGGTCCTGTTTGCGCAGGCGAAGCTCAATCGCATGGGTTATCACCCTGCTGGATACAAAGGGGAGGGCTGCACTGGGTGCGGCATCTGCTTCTACGCCTGCCCAGAGCCGGGGGCGATCACCGTCTACAAGAAGGGCTACGTGGGGGAGGAGGTGGACGCCAATGGCTAA